TCTCTTTTTCAGGATCGAAAAGTTGCTCAATCGTTTTTGTTTTAATAAAACCATTTTTATGCAATGTATTATAAATATGAGTGGAAAGCGTTTTATTTTCTTCAGAGTGTGTGGAATGATAATTATCAAAACTAATATCAAAATCATTAAAATCTTTAATGTGTAATGCTTTGATCTCACTGATCATTTGCTCTGGTGTAATGCCCATTGCATTGGCTTTAAGCATGATCGGTGTGCCATGTGCATCATCAGCACAGATAAAACTTACGTTATTGCCACGTAAACGCTGAAAACGAACCCAGATATCTGCTTGGACATGCTCTAACATATGCCCTAAATGAATGGGACCATTCGCGTAGGGGAGGGCGCAGGTCACAAGGATTTTACGATCTTGATTTTGCATTTTATATATAATTCCTTTGCAGTTATCTAAAAATTTTTAAAGTGTAATTCTACCCAATTACGGCCACAAATCCCACTCTTAAATTAAGGATGAAATGATAAGAGGGTTTGTTACACTCTCTGCATCTGTTTTTTATTGTTTGGAGCGATCATGTTTTTTAAAAAGAAGAGTCAATTTGATAAAATTATTAAAATTTTAACAGAAGTCTCAACCTATCCGGTGTTGCAAAAATTAGTGGCTGAAAAACGTATTTCATTTTCAGAAGAAAGCCATACTCTCACGCTTAACTTACCTTTTTATGCGCCACAATGGTTAGAAAAGTTACAACATGACTCGCTAGTACCTCTTGCCTCGTTATTTTCACAACCTCTGCAATGGCAAGTGAGTGAAAATGTGCTCGCATTGCAAAAAAACACGCAAAAAACGTGTATGACAAAAATCAAAAATATTATTGTAGTGGCCTCAGGAAAAGGCGGCGTCGGTAAATCGACTGTCAGTGTTAACTTGGCTTTAGCGCTGTCAAAAAATGGCGCAAAAGTGGGCATGCTAGATGCTGATATTTATGGCCCCTCTTTACCGACGTTACTCGGCGTTAAAGATGCACAGCCAAGCAGTAGCAATGGAAAATTAATGAACCCGATACATGCACACGGTTTAGTGTGTAATAGCATTGGTTTTTTAGTCAAAGATGCAGAAGCGATGATTTGGCGTGGCCCAATGGCAAGTAAGGCATTGCAACAGGTACTTAATGAAACGGACTGGCCAGAGCTTGATTACTTAATTGTCGATATGCCACCGGGCACCGGCGATATCCAATTAACCATGTCGCAAAATGTGCCCGTAAGTAGCGCTGTGATTGTGACAACGGCGCAAGATGTTGCACTCATTGATGCACAAAAAGGGGTGGCGATGTTTAATAAAGTCGATACTCATATATCTGGTGTTATTGAGAACATGAGTGTGCATACCTGCTCTAAATGTGGACATAATGAGGCTATTTTTGGCAGTGGCGGCGGTGCGAAACTGGCGGCTCAATTTTCATTACCGTTCTTAGGCGTTTTACCCTTACATATTAATTACCGCATCGACAGTGATGAAGGGATCCCAACATTAGTTAAAAATGAGCATGCGCATTTAGTACAGCCCTATTTTGAGTTGGCCGAGACATTAGTGATGCGTTTGTATTGCGACTTGCAAGCTGCCAGTCAAAGTATCTCGATCATGCAGGTAAAACCTTAATAGGTGAGTAAATACCCAAGGCGCTAAAAAGTGTGTGCTAATAAAAACAGGCCCTCAGCGACGCTATCACCGACGTTATCTACGCTGGGATAGCGCCATTTTTAATGACAAATTTCACCTCTGTGTATTCTGGTTAGTAGGGGAGTCTAAGCACATTCGCTTGGGCTCTTCTACGTTATTTTTACGGCTTTTCATAAATAATCTGACTTCATTTTTACTTTTTGTAACATGACTTTATTGATCGTAGATAAAGCGTTTCGATGAGCGATATGTCATCGATGAGCGTTTAAGTCAAAGCCTGTTTTTTGCTCAATCAATGCAATGGCATTGAGAATATAATGCTGCATTTTACTGAGTAAGGGGGGAGTTAAAAGGGTTTGTTTTACAAGGTGGCGCTATACATTGTTGATTTATACCCAAATAGTTTAGCAATGTATTATTGTAAAATTAACTCATTGAATATTTATTGGCAGGCCCTCGCGTGCATTTTCGACTGGCTTTCTGCTTCTATTTTGCTAAGAAGTGTTATTTCAAATTTTATGCCAATTATTTAATAAGCACTATATACCGGCACGATAATGCTAAAATATAAGACCTGATCCTGTTATTTTTCTTTTTTTATGGGGTTGATCACAAAAAAACAACCTTTCCCATGTGAATTTTTGATTAGTCATATGCGCATTTATTTGTATAATCCATTTCCGGCTGAAACCTATGGTTCTTCGCTATCATTAATGCTAGCTGTTACACGGATAAAGACCCCCCACGGAGTTGGACTCGCTAGCATTTTGTAAGTTTTAAGGTAAATCTATTACTTGCTTTTATGGCCGGACAGTATGACATTTTACCAAAGTGTCTGCACTTAACGAGTTTGACATTAAGTCCTCTTGTTACCTTTGAGCGCCATAACTCAAGTGATCCTCACCTTAAACTTATCCTATGTAATACTAAATTGGATATATAATGCAGTTGTTAATAAGTTTTGTTGGGATATTGTTTCTTGTC
The sequence above is a segment of the Psychromonas sp. CNPT3 genome. Coding sequences within it:
- the apbC gene encoding iron-sulfur cluster carrier protein ApbC → MFFKKKSQFDKIIKILTEVSTYPVLQKLVAEKRISFSEESHTLTLNLPFYAPQWLEKLQHDSLVPLASLFSQPLQWQVSENVLALQKNTQKTCMTKIKNIIVVASGKGGVGKSTVSVNLALALSKNGAKVGMLDADIYGPSLPTLLGVKDAQPSSSNGKLMNPIHAHGLVCNSIGFLVKDAEAMIWRGPMASKALQQVLNETDWPELDYLIVDMPPGTGDIQLTMSQNVPVSSAVIVTTAQDVALIDAQKGVAMFNKVDTHISGVIENMSVHTCSKCGHNEAIFGSGGGAKLAAQFSLPFLGVLPLHINYRIDSDEGIPTLVKNEHAHLVQPYFELAETLVMRLYCDLQAASQSISIMQVKP